A region of Paractinoplanes abujensis DNA encodes the following proteins:
- a CDS encoding adenylyl cyclase, producing the protein MTKTAGRRHLRRILAVGLTAVTVSALTGAPAAAAPAAAAAAAPNFGTNVTIFDPSMPVAEIQAKLDAAHAQQVDAEMGTNRYAFLFKPGTYGTDAQPLQIKVGYYTEVSGLGASPNDVVINGKVEVYNRCLTENGTANCLALVNFWRTLSNLSIKVNGTGQDGCRAGANFWAVSQAVSLRRLNVDGGFTLMDYCTAGPQYASGGFIADSQFGNVTNGSQQQWLTRNSKVGNWSNAVWNQVFAGVEGAPSDATFPDPPYTTLEKTPLSREKPFLFVDAKGKYNVRVPSAHRNTSGVSWDEDLTSGRTIPLSDFFVAKPSDPEWLINAQLLLGKNLLFTPGVYNIDQTIHVLRPNQVVLGIGHATLTAVNGVTPIKVADVPGVIIAGVTIDAGTKESKNLLQVGNKNGLKISSPSNPTTLSDVYFRVGGPHIGKVDTALEINSDNVLIDHTWVWRGDHGVEGFTEGVNGDTQRWRTNTGRYGAVINGDNVTATGLFVEHFQKYNTVWNGEKGTTVLYQNELPYDPPTQADWMNGKVKGYAGYKVGDKVKNHSLYGAGVYVFNQNNPSIVTENGFEVPNRPGVKLHHIMTVNLSAGVINHVVNGVGEAADMTKVGSPVFVTDYPAS; encoded by the coding sequence ATGACGAAAACTGCCGGTCGCCGGCACCTGCGACGGATTCTCGCCGTCGGGCTCACCGCGGTCACCGTGAGTGCGCTCACCGGCGCCCCCGCCGCCGCAGCCCCCGCCGCGGCCGCCGCAGCCGCACCGAATTTCGGCACCAATGTCACCATCTTCGACCCGAGCATGCCCGTCGCCGAGATTCAGGCGAAGCTCGACGCGGCGCACGCGCAGCAGGTCGACGCGGAGATGGGCACCAACCGCTACGCCTTCCTGTTCAAGCCGGGCACCTATGGCACCGACGCCCAGCCGCTGCAGATCAAGGTGGGCTACTACACCGAGGTCTCCGGCCTCGGCGCGTCCCCGAACGACGTGGTGATCAACGGCAAGGTGGAGGTCTACAACCGCTGCCTGACCGAGAACGGCACCGCGAACTGCCTCGCGCTGGTCAACTTCTGGCGCACGCTGTCGAACCTGTCCATCAAGGTCAACGGAACGGGTCAGGACGGGTGCCGCGCCGGCGCCAACTTCTGGGCCGTCTCGCAGGCCGTGTCGCTGCGCCGGCTCAACGTCGACGGCGGCTTCACGCTGATGGACTACTGCACCGCCGGCCCGCAGTACGCCAGTGGTGGTTTCATCGCCGACTCGCAGTTCGGCAATGTCACCAACGGTTCGCAGCAGCAGTGGCTCACCCGTAACAGCAAGGTCGGCAACTGGTCGAACGCGGTGTGGAACCAGGTCTTCGCCGGTGTCGAGGGCGCGCCCTCCGACGCCACGTTCCCGGACCCGCCGTACACGACCTTGGAGAAGACCCCGCTCAGCCGGGAGAAGCCGTTCCTGTTCGTCGACGCCAAGGGCAAGTACAACGTCCGCGTGCCGAGCGCGCACCGCAACACCAGCGGTGTGAGCTGGGACGAGGACCTGACCAGCGGCCGGACGATCCCGCTGAGCGACTTCTTCGTCGCGAAGCCGTCCGACCCCGAGTGGCTGATCAACGCGCAGCTCCTGCTCGGCAAGAACCTGCTGTTCACGCCGGGTGTCTACAACATCGATCAGACCATCCACGTGCTGCGGCCCAACCAGGTCGTGCTCGGTATCGGCCACGCCACGCTGACCGCGGTCAACGGGGTCACGCCGATCAAGGTGGCCGACGTCCCCGGTGTGATCATCGCGGGGGTCACGATCGACGCCGGTACGAAGGAGTCGAAGAACCTGCTGCAGGTCGGCAACAAGAACGGGCTGAAGATCAGCTCCCCTTCGAACCCGACCACGCTGTCGGACGTCTACTTCCGGGTGGGCGGCCCGCACATCGGCAAGGTGGACACGGCACTGGAGATCAACAGCGACAACGTGCTGATCGACCACACCTGGGTGTGGCGCGGTGACCACGGTGTCGAGGGCTTCACCGAGGGCGTGAACGGTGACACCCAGCGGTGGCGCACCAACACCGGTCGCTACGGCGCCGTGATCAACGGCGACAACGTGACCGCGACGGGCCTGTTCGTCGAGCACTTCCAGAAGTACAACACCGTCTGGAACGGCGAGAAGGGCACGACGGTGCTCTACCAGAACGAACTGCCGTACGACCCGCCGACGCAGGCTGACTGGATGAACGGCAAGGTCAAGGGGTACGCGGGTTACAAGGTCGGAGACAAGGTCAAGAACCATTCCCTGTACGGGGCCGGTGTCTACGTCTTCAACCAGAACAACCCGTCGATCGTGACCGAGAACGGCTTCGAGGTCCCGAACCGCCCCGGCGTCAAACTGCACCACATCATGACCGTCAACCTCAGCGCCGGCGTGATCAACCACGTCGTCAACGGGGTGGGTGAGGCCGCCGACATGACCAAGGTGGGCTCCCCGGTCTTCGTCACCGACTACCCGGCTTCCTAG
- a CDS encoding RNA polymerase sigma factor, with translation MSTLQPDREARFRALYADAYADVLAFAQRRGDPSQAEDVTAETFLVVWRRFADVPRRPGDARAWIFGIARHCLLNARRGQGRQDALAVRIAAAPAEVGREPSAGLVDLAAAWRRLSPAEQETLALTVFEDLTSAQAARVLGVSAASYRIRLMRARRALRGHLAPSTFPAELMEAQS, from the coding sequence GTGAGCACACTGCAACCCGATCGGGAGGCGCGCTTCCGGGCGCTCTACGCCGACGCGTACGCCGACGTCCTGGCCTTCGCCCAGCGCCGCGGCGATCCGAGCCAGGCCGAGGACGTGACCGCCGAGACCTTTCTCGTGGTGTGGCGGCGCTTCGCCGACGTGCCGCGCCGCCCCGGCGACGCCCGCGCCTGGATCTTCGGGATCGCCCGGCACTGCCTGCTCAACGCGCGGCGCGGGCAGGGCCGCCAGGACGCGCTGGCGGTCCGGATCGCCGCCGCGCCGGCCGAGGTGGGCCGGGAGCCGTCCGCCGGCCTGGTCGACCTGGCCGCCGCGTGGCGCAGGCTGAGCCCCGCGGAGCAGGAGACCCTGGCGCTGACCGTCTTCGAGGATCTGACCTCGGCCCAGGCCGCCCGGGTGCTCGGGGTCAGCGCCGCGAGTTACCGGATCCGGCTGATGCGTGCCCGCCGGGCCCTGCGCGGCCACCTCGCCCCCAGCACCTTTCCCGCCGAGCTGATGGAGGCCCAGTCGTGA
- a CDS encoding serine hydrolase has translation MNVIDQVVTATPGVRWSISIPQLGEHEPARRLRTASIGKLLLLIETARLIDGGELDPGEPLAKDPAVAVADSGLWQHLTVGALPVADLAVLIAAVSDNYATNVLLARIGLDAVAALADRLGLRETRLLDRVRNKRDPADPPTLSTGCAGELAGLMGHLARGTLLTPGVSARMDAWMATSADLSMVASGFDADPLAHTSSVRNKTGTDDGIRADVGYAGQQPWAVLAEFDPPDLAAVMSGMRRIGSALS, from the coding sequence ATGAACGTGATCGATCAGGTGGTGACGGCGACCCCGGGCGTACGGTGGTCGATCTCGATTCCTCAGCTGGGCGAGCACGAGCCCGCGCGGCGGCTGCGGACGGCCAGCATCGGCAAGCTGCTCCTGCTGATCGAGACCGCCCGGCTGATCGACGGCGGCGAGCTGGATCCGGGTGAACCGCTGGCCAAGGACCCGGCCGTCGCCGTCGCCGACTCCGGATTGTGGCAGCACCTGACGGTCGGCGCGCTGCCGGTGGCCGACCTGGCGGTGCTGATCGCGGCGGTGAGCGACAACTACGCGACGAACGTGCTGCTCGCCCGGATCGGGCTGGACGCGGTCGCGGCGCTCGCCGACCGGCTCGGCCTGCGCGAGACGCGACTGCTGGACCGCGTACGGAACAAGCGGGACCCGGCCGACCCGCCGACGCTCTCCACCGGGTGTGCCGGCGAGCTGGCCGGGCTGATGGGGCACCTCGCCCGGGGCACGCTGCTCACCCCCGGGGTCTCGGCGCGGATGGACGCGTGGATGGCGACCAGCGCCGACCTGTCGATGGTGGCCTCCGGCTTCGACGCCGACCCGCTCGCGCACACCAGTTCGGTGCGCAACAAGACCGGCACCGACGACGGCATCCGCGCCGATGTCGGGTACGCCGGGCAGCAACCGTGGGCGGTGCTGGCGGAGTTCGACCCGCCCGACCTGGCCGCGGTGATGAGCGGGATGCGCCGGATCGGGTCGGCGCTGTCGTAA